The following proteins come from a genomic window of Pyxidicoccus sp. MSG2:
- the cysT gene encoding sulfate ABC transporter permease subunit CysT: MAVSPRRRVLPGFRLSLGFSWFYLGLIVLLPLSGLFLRTFTLTWAQFWDTVTSARALAAYQLTFGASLAAALANVVFGLLVAWVLVRYRFPGRDLVEALVDLPFALPTAVAGLTLTTLFSANGWYGRYLEALGLKVAYTSLGVAVALTFIGLPFVVRTVQPVLEDIDVDVEEAAATLGATPWQTFVRVLFPGILPALLSGFTLAFARALGEYGSVVFISGNMPLKTEIVPLLIITKLEQYDYAGATAIAVVMLTASFLLLLAVNLLHRWSHRRLEARSGH, encoded by the coding sequence ATGGCCGTGTCCCCCCGTCGCCGCGTCCTCCCAGGCTTCAGGCTGTCGCTGGGCTTCAGTTGGTTCTATCTGGGGCTCATCGTCCTCCTGCCGCTGTCCGGCCTGTTCCTCCGGACCTTCACCCTCACCTGGGCGCAGTTCTGGGACACGGTGACGTCCGCGCGGGCGCTCGCGGCGTACCAGCTCACCTTCGGGGCGTCGCTCGCCGCGGCCCTGGCCAACGTCGTGTTCGGGCTGCTGGTGGCCTGGGTGCTGGTGCGTTACCGCTTCCCGGGGAGGGATTTGGTGGAGGCGCTGGTGGACCTGCCCTTCGCGCTGCCCACCGCGGTGGCGGGGCTGACGCTGACGACGCTGTTCTCCGCCAACGGCTGGTACGGCCGGTACCTGGAGGCGCTGGGACTCAAGGTGGCGTACACGTCGCTCGGCGTGGCGGTGGCGCTCACCTTCATCGGGCTGCCCTTCGTCGTGCGCACGGTGCAGCCCGTGCTGGAGGACATCGACGTGGACGTGGAGGAGGCCGCGGCGACGCTGGGCGCGACGCCGTGGCAGACCTTCGTGCGCGTCCTCTTCCCGGGCATCCTTCCCGCGCTGCTCAGCGGCTTCACGCTCGCGTTCGCCCGGGCGCTGGGCGAGTACGGCTCGGTCGTCTTCATCTCCGGCAACATGCCGCTGAAGACTGAAATCGTCCCGCTGCTCATCATCACCAAGCTGGAGCAGTACGACTACGCGGGCGCGACGGCCATCGCCGTCGTCATGCTGACCGCGTCGTTCCTGTTGCTGCTGGCCGTCAACCTGCTCCACCGCTGGAGCCACCGCCGGCTGGAAGCCCGGTCCGGACACTGA
- a CDS encoding sulfate ABC transporter substrate-binding protein, whose amino-acid sequence MSTKIWVPLFLALSLAGCSKSSGDASAPSKGTEAVTLLNVSYDPTRELYADFNTAFAKHWEAKTKQKVTIKQSHGGSGKQARAVIDGLDADVVTLALAYDVDMLHDKAQLIPANWQSRLPENSAPYTSTIVFVVRKGNPKGIKDWEDLVKEGVSVITPNPKTSGGARWNYLAAWGYALRKQGGSEATAQAFVEKLFRNVPVLDSGARGSTTTFAERGLGDVLIAWENEAFLLTKEVGKDKFEIVVPSVSILAEPPVTVVDKNVDKRGTRAVAEAYLQYLYSDEGQELAAKHYYRPRAQAVAEKHAALFPKVSLFTIADVFGGWKKAQAAHFDDGGVFDRIYAPQAR is encoded by the coding sequence ATGAGCACCAAGATCTGGGTTCCCCTGTTCCTCGCGCTGTCCCTGGCCGGTTGCTCGAAGTCGAGCGGCGACGCATCCGCGCCGTCGAAGGGCACCGAAGCCGTCACCCTGCTCAACGTCTCGTATGACCCGACGCGCGAGCTGTACGCGGACTTCAACACCGCGTTCGCGAAGCACTGGGAGGCGAAGACGAAGCAGAAGGTCACCATCAAGCAGTCCCACGGCGGCTCCGGCAAGCAGGCGCGGGCCGTCATCGACGGGCTGGATGCGGACGTCGTCACGCTGGCGCTCGCGTACGACGTGGACATGCTCCACGACAAGGCCCAGCTCATCCCGGCGAACTGGCAGTCACGGCTGCCGGAGAACAGCGCGCCGTACACGTCCACCATCGTCTTCGTGGTCCGCAAGGGCAACCCCAAGGGCATCAAGGACTGGGAGGACCTGGTGAAGGAGGGCGTCTCCGTCATCACCCCCAACCCGAAGACGTCCGGCGGGGCGCGGTGGAACTACCTGGCGGCGTGGGGCTATGCGCTGCGCAAGCAGGGCGGCAGCGAGGCCACCGCGCAGGCCTTCGTGGAGAAGCTGTTCCGCAACGTCCCCGTGCTGGACTCGGGCGCGCGCGGTTCCACCACCACCTTCGCCGAGCGCGGCCTGGGTGACGTGCTCATCGCCTGGGAGAACGAGGCCTTCCTGCTCACGAAGGAGGTGGGCAAGGACAAGTTCGAAATCGTCGTCCCGTCGGTGAGCATCCTCGCCGAGCCGCCCGTCACCGTGGTGGACAAGAACGTGGACAAGCGCGGCACCCGCGCCGTGGCCGAGGCGTACCTCCAGTACCTCTACTCGGACGAGGGCCAGGAGCTGGCCGCGAAGCACTACTACCGACCCCGCGCCCAGGCCGTGGCCGAGAAGCACGCCGCGCTCTTCCCGAAGGTGAGCCTCTTCACCATCGCCGACGTCTTCGGCGGCTGGAAGAAGGCGCAGGCCGCGCACTTCGACGACGGCGGCGTGTTCGACCGCATCTACGCCCCCCAGGCCCGCTGA
- a CDS encoding TlpA family protein disulfide reductase: MQGGTGALGRMRAAWDVARRRWWVRWGVDLALLALIVAAVSAWQTRRLPGGGTPAPDFILRTLSGETVRLEALRGKPVVLAFWAPWCGVCKLESSNLSLLQSLAGDSAHVVSVAVAWDDEEAVRRFVREHGADYPVLLGDDGIQRDWRVDTFPTVFFLSSEGRVERTVVGYTTLAGLTWRLLL, encoded by the coding sequence ATGCAGGGCGGTACCGGAGCGCTGGGACGGATGCGGGCCGCCTGGGACGTGGCGCGGCGCCGCTGGTGGGTGCGCTGGGGCGTGGACCTGGCGCTGCTCGCGCTCATCGTCGCGGCGGTGTCGGCGTGGCAGACGCGCCGCCTGCCCGGTGGCGGGACGCCCGCTCCGGACTTCATCCTGCGCACGCTGTCCGGAGAGACGGTGCGGCTGGAGGCCCTGCGCGGCAAGCCCGTGGTGCTGGCCTTCTGGGCCCCCTGGTGCGGCGTCTGCAAGCTGGAGTCGTCCAATCTTTCCCTGCTCCAGAGCCTCGCGGGTGACTCCGCCCACGTGGTGTCCGTGGCGGTGGCCTGGGACGACGAGGAGGCCGTGCGGCGCTTCGTGCGGGAGCACGGCGCGGACTACCCCGTGCTGCTCGGGGACGACGGCATCCAGCGCGACTGGCGCGTGGACACCTTCCCCACCGTGTTCTTCCTGTCGTCCGAGGGCCGCGTGGAGCGCACCGTGGTCGGCTACACCACGCTCGCCGGGCTGACGTGGCGGTTGCTGCTGTAA
- the cysW gene encoding sulfate ABC transporter permease subunit CysW, which yields MHPSTLVLRRRTRTLGGPAVIRWTLIGLALLFLGVFLVVPLVAVFSFAFQKGWEAYAAAISHPEALSAMRLTLTAAAISVPLNLVFGVAAAWLIARFRFPGRSLLITFIDLPFSVSPVIAGLIFVLMFGRQGWLGPWLAEHDLHVIFAVPGIVLATVFITFPFVAREVLPVMQAQGSDEEEAALTLGASGWRMFWRVTLPKVKWGVIYGVILCNARAMGEFGAVSVVSGHVRGVTTTLPLHAEILYNEYDFVGAFAVASLLTLLALVTLVVKKYVEWRSVAS from the coding sequence ATGCACCCCTCCACCCTCGTCCTCCGGCGGCGGACCCGGACACTCGGCGGGCCGGCCGTGATTCGCTGGACGCTCATCGGGCTGGCGCTGCTGTTCCTCGGCGTCTTCCTCGTCGTTCCGCTGGTGGCCGTCTTCTCCTTCGCGTTCCAGAAGGGCTGGGAGGCCTACGCCGCTGCCATCAGCCACCCGGAGGCGCTGTCGGCCATGCGGCTGACGTTGACTGCGGCGGCCATCTCCGTACCCCTCAACCTCGTCTTCGGCGTGGCCGCCGCGTGGCTCATCGCCCGGTTCCGCTTCCCCGGGCGCTCACTGCTCATCACCTTCATCGACCTGCCCTTCAGCGTGTCGCCCGTCATCGCGGGCCTCATCTTCGTGCTGATGTTCGGGAGGCAGGGCTGGCTCGGGCCGTGGTTGGCGGAGCATGACCTGCACGTCATCTTCGCGGTGCCGGGCATCGTGCTGGCCACCGTCTTCATCACGTTCCCCTTCGTCGCGCGTGAGGTTCTGCCGGTGATGCAGGCCCAGGGCAGCGACGAGGAGGAGGCGGCGCTGACGCTGGGCGCGAGCGGCTGGCGGATGTTCTGGCGTGTCACGCTGCCCAAGGTGAAGTGGGGCGTCATCTACGGCGTCATCCTCTGCAACGCGCGGGCGATGGGCGAGTTCGGCGCCGTGTCGGTGGTGTCCGGGCACGTGCGCGGCGTCACCACGACGCTGCCGCTGCACGCGGAGATTCTCTACAACGAGTACGACTTCGTCGGCGCCTTCGCCGTGGCCTCGCTGCTGACGCTGCTCGCGCTCGTCACGCTGGTGGTCAAGAAATACGTGGAGTGGAGGAGTGTGGCGTCATGA
- the tssG gene encoding type VI secretion system baseplate subunit TssG, producing the protein MASEERNSDALVAAARQLAEVAPRAGFFPLVAFLERLTAEAVRVGGPGPVNEEMIRFRHDPSLGFPSGDVKEVTLHEVLVRAEDPFSKRPLFEVVTSFLGLTGSVSPLPHYLAEEVAQEDPDYPVRREFLDLFHHRLLSLLYRIESKYRVTSETDTSFKDQWSKRLLALGGFDTYEKPHEGKLPTWRLLRIAPLLAGRFRTAEQLEVALQDVMGEDLEGARVTVRQFVGRWVDIDARVQLGRLNNILGRNMLLGGKAFDRTGKIQIHVSPLPPRAYRRLMPEGDLLPLVREVVALFVKDPLEYDLELGLTEGVKQQFRLSRQEPSKLGRDTWLGNSQQTHLSVPVAR; encoded by the coding sequence GTGGCTTCCGAGGAACGGAACTCAGACGCTCTTGTAGCGGCGGCGCGTCAGCTGGCGGAGGTGGCACCCCGGGCGGGCTTCTTCCCCCTGGTGGCCTTCCTGGAGCGGCTGACGGCCGAGGCCGTGCGCGTGGGCGGGCCCGGCCCCGTCAACGAGGAGATGATTCGCTTCCGGCACGACCCGTCCCTGGGCTTTCCCAGCGGCGACGTGAAGGAGGTGACGCTGCACGAGGTGCTCGTCCGCGCGGAGGACCCGTTCTCCAAGCGGCCGCTGTTCGAGGTGGTGACGAGCTTCCTCGGGCTGACGGGCTCGGTGAGCCCCCTCCCCCACTACCTCGCGGAGGAGGTGGCGCAGGAGGACCCGGACTACCCGGTGCGGCGCGAGTTCCTGGACCTCTTCCACCACCGGCTGCTGTCGCTGCTGTACCGGATTGAGTCCAAGTACCGCGTCACCAGCGAGACGGACACGTCCTTCAAGGACCAGTGGTCCAAGCGGCTGTTGGCGCTGGGCGGCTTCGACACGTACGAGAAGCCCCATGAGGGCAAGCTGCCGACCTGGCGCCTGCTTCGCATCGCCCCGCTGCTGGCCGGGCGCTTCCGCACGGCGGAGCAGTTGGAGGTGGCCCTCCAGGACGTCATGGGCGAGGACCTGGAGGGGGCGCGCGTCACGGTGCGCCAGTTCGTGGGCCGCTGGGTGGACATCGACGCGCGGGTGCAACTGGGCCGCCTGAACAACATCCTCGGGCGCAACATGCTCCTGGGTGGCAAGGCCTTTGACCGGACGGGGAAGATTCAAATCCACGTCAGCCCGCTGCCGCCGCGCGCCTACCGGCGGCTGATGCCGGAGGGCGATTTGCTGCCCCTGGTGCGCGAGGTGGTGGCCCTCTTCGTGAAGGACCCGCTCGAGTACGATTTGGAGCTGGGGCTCACCGAGGGCGTGAAGCAGCAGTTCCGCCTGTCCCGCCAGGAGCCGAGCAAGCTCGGCCGGGACACGTGGCTCGGCAACAGCCAGCAGACGCATCTCAGTGTTCCCGTGGCGAGATGA
- a CDS encoding HPF/RaiA family ribosome-associated protein, producing MRIEIRARHIPLTETLRTHCERRVRFALDRLADRVKEVVLRLEDTNGPRGGVDKTCKVTLRLEHGKELTLESKGTTLVAAVDQALDRAGNAVSKAVGRAQRTAGESLRTAEWQPEEAPSPS from the coding sequence ATGCGCATCGAAATCCGAGCCCGTCACATCCCCCTCACCGAGACCCTTCGCACCCACTGCGAGCGCCGCGTGCGCTTCGCGCTGGACCGACTGGCGGACCGCGTCAAGGAGGTGGTGTTGCGCTTGGAGGACACCAACGGCCCGCGCGGAGGCGTGGACAAGACGTGCAAGGTGACGCTGCGGCTGGAGCACGGGAAGGAGCTGACGCTGGAGTCCAAGGGCACCACGCTCGTCGCGGCGGTGGACCAGGCCCTGGACCGGGCCGGCAATGCGGTCAGCAAGGCCGTGGGCCGCGCCCAGCGGACGGCCGGCGAGAGCCTGAGGACGGCCGAGTGGCAGCCCGAGGAGGCGCCCTCCCCGTCATGA
- a CDS encoding glycoside hydrolase family 16 protein: protein MHRRQVGRSMLWAAGLLVLASGCGAESSSAPEPLPLASQAQGELGYDPGPGWNLGWQDDFTGTALNGAYWNVLTSNYDPVTNNCNFGTGELEFPRAQNVTVGGGKLVITAERTGDGPMDSRCTGYGPRGFYSGRIHTKGKVERRYGKLVASIKVPSGYGMWPAFWTLGGNISTVGWPSSGEIDILEWHSNEPTWMKSAVHYFANGAAQHFGTGANRGYSVADGFHVYEVEWTAGQMVFRLDNQVRATADFFHNQPAFQQNHYILLNLAMGGNWYGNPPASSIALASGERKTMEVEWVRWYDAGSVPPATLTNPGFESGMTGWATWSPNATEAADFSETYNGGHSGSYHLTHWNNGSPFEVWTYQVASGLPSGNYRVRGWVRKGGAFDIARIQAKTCGGCAPVYTDLGTYGAWTLVETPAISVTGGSLELGFHTRATVGNSGNFIHMDDVELIRL, encoded by the coding sequence ATGCACAGACGACAGGTTGGGCGTTCGATGCTGTGGGCTGCTGGCTTGCTGGTGCTGGCCAGCGGGTGCGGAGCGGAGAGTTCCTCCGCGCCCGAGCCGCTTCCGCTCGCGAGCCAGGCGCAAGGCGAGCTCGGGTATGACCCGGGGCCGGGGTGGAACCTCGGCTGGCAGGACGACTTCACCGGGACGGCGCTCAATGGCGCGTACTGGAACGTGCTGACGAGCAACTACGACCCCGTCACCAACAACTGCAACTTCGGGACGGGGGAGCTGGAGTTTCCGCGCGCGCAGAACGTCACCGTCGGCGGCGGGAAGCTGGTCATCACCGCGGAGCGGACCGGGGATGGGCCCATGGACTCGCGCTGCACGGGCTACGGGCCGCGCGGGTTCTACTCCGGCCGCATCCACACGAAGGGGAAGGTGGAGCGGCGCTACGGGAAGCTCGTGGCCAGCATCAAGGTGCCTTCCGGCTACGGCATGTGGCCGGCGTTCTGGACGCTGGGCGGCAACATCTCCACGGTGGGCTGGCCGAGCTCGGGCGAAATCGACATCCTCGAGTGGCACTCCAATGAGCCGACGTGGATGAAGTCGGCGGTGCACTACTTCGCCAACGGGGCCGCGCAGCACTTCGGCACCGGCGCCAACCGGGGCTACAGCGTCGCGGACGGCTTCCACGTGTACGAGGTGGAGTGGACGGCGGGGCAGATGGTGTTCCGGCTGGACAACCAGGTTCGTGCCACCGCGGACTTCTTCCACAACCAGCCCGCGTTCCAGCAGAACCACTACATCCTCCTGAACCTGGCGATGGGAGGGAACTGGTACGGCAACCCGCCCGCCAGCTCCATCGCGCTCGCGTCGGGCGAGCGCAAGACGATGGAGGTGGAGTGGGTGCGCTGGTACGACGCGGGCAGCGTGCCGCCCGCGACGCTCACCAACCCCGGCTTCGAGTCCGGCATGACGGGCTGGGCGACGTGGAGCCCCAACGCCACCGAGGCCGCGGACTTCAGCGAGACGTACAACGGCGGGCACTCGGGCAGCTACCACCTGACGCACTGGAACAACGGCTCACCGTTCGAGGTGTGGACGTACCAGGTGGCTTCGGGACTGCCCTCGGGCAACTACAGGGTCCGCGGGTGGGTGCGGAAGGGCGGCGCGTTCGACATCGCGCGCATCCAGGCGAAGACGTGTGGCGGGTGCGCGCCCGTGTACACGGACCTCGGGACGTATGGGGCGTGGACGCTCGTGGAGACGCCGGCCATCTCCGTCACCGGCGGCTCCCTGGAGCTGGGCTTCCACACGCGGGCCACGGTGGGCAACTCGGGCAACTTCATCCACATGGATGACGTGGAGCTCATCCGCCTCTGA
- a CDS encoding sulfate/molybdate ABC transporter ATP-binding protein, with product MSIIVEQVTRRFTEKGTPAVSDVSFQAPAGAITSLLGPSGAGKSTLLRLVAGLEVPDAGRIHIDGVDCTSMPVQQRGVGVVFQSYALFRHMTVRENIAFGLEVRSTPRAETAARVDEMLRLVQLEDLGSRFPGQLSGGQRQRVAFARALAIRPRVLLLDEPFGALDTRVREELREWLHDLHTRTGLTTLLVTHDQQEALEISQHVVVMSEGRVAQAGSPEDVYSRPASPFVASFIGGASVLRGQVRSGRVAMGSLSVDVPAAAREGESVQAFVRPHDIKLVKSPVGAVNGHAATGRVERFKPVGGYVKVLLRLPTGDEVTVEVPRSEFDALGVTEGDAVRADVRSATVFLGDYAI from the coding sequence ATGAGCATCATCGTCGAGCAGGTCACCCGGCGCTTCACCGAGAAGGGGACCCCGGCCGTCTCGGACGTCTCCTTCCAGGCGCCCGCGGGTGCCATCACCTCGCTGCTGGGGCCGTCGGGGGCGGGCAAGTCCACGCTGCTGCGGCTCGTGGCCGGGCTGGAGGTGCCGGACGCCGGTCGCATCCACATCGACGGTGTGGACTGTACGTCCATGCCCGTGCAGCAGCGCGGCGTGGGCGTCGTGTTCCAGAGCTACGCCCTGTTCCGGCACATGACGGTGCGGGAGAACATCGCTTTCGGACTGGAGGTGCGGAGCACGCCTCGCGCGGAGACGGCCGCGCGGGTGGACGAGATGCTGCGCCTCGTGCAGCTGGAGGACCTGGGCAGCCGCTTTCCCGGGCAGCTCTCCGGCGGGCAGCGGCAGCGCGTGGCCTTCGCGCGCGCGCTGGCCATCCGTCCCCGCGTGCTGCTGCTGGACGAGCCCTTCGGCGCGCTCGACACGCGGGTGCGCGAGGAGTTGCGCGAGTGGCTGCATGACCTGCACACGCGCACGGGCCTCACCACGCTGCTGGTGACGCATGACCAGCAGGAGGCGCTGGAGATTTCGCAGCACGTCGTGGTGATGAGCGAGGGCCGGGTGGCGCAGGCGGGCTCGCCGGAGGACGTCTACAGCCGGCCCGCGTCGCCCTTCGTGGCCTCCTTCATCGGCGGGGCCAGCGTGCTGCGCGGACAGGTGCGCTCGGGCCGGGTGGCCATGGGCTCGCTGTCGGTGGACGTCCCGGCGGCGGCGCGCGAGGGCGAGTCCGTGCAGGCCTTCGTTCGGCCTCACGACATCAAGCTGGTGAAGTCACCGGTGGGCGCGGTGAACGGACACGCGGCCACCGGCCGGGTGGAGCGCTTCAAGCCCGTGGGCGGCTACGTGAAGGTGCTCCTGCGCCTGCCCACCGGGGACGAAGTCACGGTGGAGGTGCCGCGCTCGGAGTTCGACGCCCTGGGGGTGACCGAGGGCGACGCGGTGCGCGCGGATGTCCGGTCGGCAACGGTCTTCCTCGGCGACTACGCCATCTGA
- the tssH gene encoding type VI secretion system ATPase TssH: protein MGAPIRVDPKALVRRLTPTSTRLLEAAVARASAGRFYEIVPEHMLVQMLEPEDSDVARILQQFGVDRRTLLASMERAVQGLRAGNAGRPVFSETLFQWFEDAWLLASVEQGATRIRSGVLFAQFVSRRSRYTAELFQELDAISRDELMSSLDVVLRPSPENVEVASAEAATGGGAAGAPGGRGDEALKRFATSFTGRVREGKIDPIFGRHREIRQMVDILSRRRKNNPILVGEPGVGKTALVEGMAWAIVRGEVPDALKNVELLGLDLGLLQAGAGVRGEFENRLKAVIAEVKASPTPIILFIDEAHTIIGAGGSQGGTDASNLLKPALARGELRTIAATTWAEYKKYFEKDAALERRFQPVKVEEPSVEDAELMLRGLRPTYEASHGVIIRDEAVTAAVRLSSRYISGRQLPDKAVDLLDTSAARVKIELSTRPEELVALDQEIAALEREREARKRDLAEGTGGENEQDALNEALEKLRATQDARATLHVRWETERTAVAALMEARKALREAKPEADAAALKAAVDEATKKLADVRGEAPLVHADVDADIVARVVAGWTGVPVGKMRSDLLASVLTLEDKLRSRVRGQEAGLKKVAEIIRISQAGIRNPETPIGVMLFVGPSGVGKTETALALADTLYGGERFMTTLNMSEFQEKHTVSRLIGSPPGYVGYGEGGLLTEAVRQRPYSVVLLDECEKADLEVMNLFYQVFDKGSLTDGEGRQVDFKNTVIILTSNLGSDVVMRMYEDFAEPTTEQVVGAIRPVLSKHFKPALLARMTIVPFGPVQRDVMRQIAEMKLAKLVGRLKAAHNVDTTLAPDLLDELARRCTESEMGARNMEQILQGSLMPVLSRELLQHLVGGAVPPKLHVALTAEGDWDLQFANA from the coding sequence CTGGGGGCTCCCATTCGCGTCGACCCGAAAGCGCTCGTCCGTCGTTTGACGCCGACCTCTACCCGTCTGCTCGAGGCCGCGGTGGCCCGTGCGAGCGCCGGGCGGTTCTACGAAATCGTGCCCGAGCACATGCTCGTGCAGATGCTGGAGCCCGAGGACTCGGACGTCGCGCGCATCCTCCAGCAGTTCGGCGTGGACCGCCGCACGCTGCTGGCCAGCATGGAGCGCGCCGTGCAGGGGCTGCGCGCCGGCAATGCGGGCCGGCCCGTGTTCTCCGAGACACTCTTCCAGTGGTTCGAGGATGCGTGGCTGCTGGCCTCCGTGGAGCAGGGTGCCACGCGGATTCGCTCGGGCGTGCTGTTCGCCCAGTTCGTCAGCCGGCGCTCGCGCTACACCGCGGAGCTGTTCCAGGAGCTGGATGCCATCAGCCGCGACGAGCTGATGTCCTCGCTCGACGTGGTGCTGCGCCCCTCCCCCGAGAATGTGGAGGTGGCCAGCGCTGAAGCCGCCACGGGCGGTGGCGCGGCCGGGGCTCCGGGTGGGCGCGGGGACGAGGCGCTCAAGCGCTTCGCCACGTCCTTCACGGGCCGGGTGCGCGAGGGGAAGATCGACCCCATCTTCGGCCGGCACCGTGAAATCCGGCAGATGGTGGACATCCTCTCCCGCCGCCGGAAGAACAACCCCATCCTGGTGGGCGAGCCCGGCGTGGGCAAGACGGCGCTCGTCGAGGGCATGGCCTGGGCGATTGTGCGCGGCGAGGTGCCGGACGCGCTGAAGAACGTGGAGCTGCTGGGCCTGGATTTGGGCCTGCTCCAGGCGGGCGCGGGCGTGCGCGGTGAATTCGAGAACCGGCTCAAGGCCGTCATCGCCGAGGTGAAGGCGTCCCCCACGCCCATCATCCTGTTCATCGACGAGGCGCACACCATCATCGGCGCGGGCGGTTCGCAGGGCGGCACGGACGCGTCCAACCTGCTCAAGCCGGCGCTGGCGCGCGGCGAGCTGCGCACCATCGCCGCCACCACGTGGGCCGAGTACAAGAAGTACTTCGAGAAGGACGCGGCGCTGGAGCGGCGCTTCCAGCCGGTGAAGGTGGAGGAGCCGAGCGTGGAGGACGCGGAGCTGATGCTGCGCGGCCTGCGCCCTACCTACGAGGCGTCCCACGGCGTCATCATCCGCGACGAGGCCGTCACCGCCGCGGTGCGCCTGTCCAGCCGCTACATCTCCGGCCGGCAGCTGCCGGACAAGGCGGTGGACCTGCTCGACACGTCCGCGGCCCGCGTGAAGATTGAATTGTCCACGCGCCCCGAGGAGCTGGTGGCGCTGGACCAGGAGATTGCCGCGCTGGAGCGCGAGCGCGAGGCGCGCAAGCGGGACCTGGCGGAGGGCACCGGCGGCGAGAACGAGCAGGACGCCCTGAACGAGGCGCTGGAGAAGCTGCGCGCCACGCAGGACGCGCGCGCCACGCTGCACGTGCGCTGGGAGACCGAGCGCACGGCGGTGGCGGCACTGATGGAGGCGCGCAAGGCGCTGCGCGAGGCGAAGCCGGAGGCGGACGCCGCGGCGCTGAAGGCAGCGGTGGACGAGGCGACGAAGAAGCTGGCGGACGTGCGCGGCGAGGCGCCGCTGGTGCACGCGGACGTGGACGCGGACATCGTCGCGCGGGTGGTGGCGGGCTGGACGGGCGTGCCCGTGGGGAAGATGCGCAGTGATTTGCTCGCCTCCGTGCTGACGCTGGAGGACAAGCTGCGCTCGCGCGTTCGCGGCCAGGAGGCGGGGCTCAAGAAGGTGGCGGAAATCATCCGCATCTCCCAGGCGGGCATCCGCAACCCGGAGACGCCGATTGGAGTCATGCTCTTCGTGGGCCCCAGCGGCGTGGGCAAGACGGAGACGGCGCTGGCGCTCGCGGACACGCTCTACGGCGGCGAGCGCTTCATGACGACGCTCAACATGAGCGAGTTCCAGGAGAAGCACACGGTGAGCCGGCTCATCGGTTCGCCGCCGGGCTACGTGGGCTACGGCGAGGGCGGCCTGCTGACGGAAGCCGTGCGCCAGCGCCCCTACTCCGTCGTGCTGCTGGACGAGTGCGAAAAGGCCGACCTGGAGGTGATGAACCTCTTCTACCAGGTCTTCGACAAGGGCTCGCTGACGGACGGCGAGGGCCGGCAGGTGGACTTCAAGAACACCGTCATCATCCTCACCAGCAACCTGGGCTCGGACGTGGTGATGCGGATGTACGAGGACTTCGCGGAGCCCACCACCGAGCAGGTGGTGGGGGCCATCCGCCCCGTGCTCAGCAAGCACTTCAAGCCGGCGCTGCTGGCGCGCATGACGATTGTGCCCTTCGGTCCGGTGCAGCGCGACGTGATGCGCCAGATTGCGGAGATGAAGCTGGCGAAGCTGGTGGGCCGGCTCAAGGCCGCCCACAACGTGGACACCACGCTGGCGCCGGACCTGCTCGACGAGCTGGCGCGCCGGTGCACGGAGTCCGAGATGGGAGCGCGCAACATGGAGCAGATCCTCCAGGGCTCGCTGATGCCGGTGCTCTCCCGTGAGCTGTTGCAGCACCTGGTGGGCGGCGCGGTGCCCCCGAAGCTGCATGTGGCCCTGACCGCGGAAGGCGACTGGGACCTCCAGTTCGCCAATGCCTGA